TGACGGCGGGGATGTTTGCAGCGCAGCAGGAGCTTGCAGACAACCCGAAGCTCGCCGCGCAAGTGCTCGAGGTCGACTTTCGGGCAACAGTGCTGTTCTGCGAAGAAGCACGCCGGCGGCTGCTCGCCAACGGCGGAGGCACGCTTTGCGTCTTTGGCTCGGTTGCGGGCGACCGCGGACGACGATTCGTCGGATTGTACGGCGCGGCGAAAGCCGGTCTGGCGGCATATCTCGAGAGTCTCGATCACGCGTACCGGACGGCGGGTCTCCAGGTCGTCTGCGTGAAGCCCGGCTTCGTGAAGACCGCGATGACCGCCGGACTTGTTCCGCCACCGTTTGCCGGGAACCCTGAGCAGGTGGCAGCTGACGTCCTGAGAGCCATCGATCGTGGCACGCCTGTGGTCTACTCGCCGGCGGCGTGGCGCTGGATTCTAGCTGTCGTCCGCGTCATCCCGCGCTCCGTCATGCGACGAGTGAGTTTCTAGGACGCGAATCGGTCTCTACCGACGAGCGAGCGTACAACATCGACACCACAACCATCGGGGCCGTGGCACGGGCCGTGCACTCCCACCCGTTGATGCTCAGTCATGACCGACAGCAGGAAAGGAGCCCAGTGTGTCCGACCTACTCCGGAATCTCTACCTGGACGTGCACTGCGATCAGTGCGGCGACTTCGCTGTTCGCGCAGACGTGGTCGCTGAGAGCCAACGCTTGCTCGCCAACGGGTGCCCTGGCTCTCCGCACGAGTGTCCGCCCACGTTGCTCGCTACTCTTCTCGATCGACGCGCTATCGACTCGCTGGAGAGGGCCTGGCGCGGTCTGGAGGCCGCGGCTCGGAGTCCGGTCCGACAGGTTTCGGTGAGCGACTCCCTTCGTGTGGCAGTGCGCCTCGGCCAACACCTCGACGCGCGAGCGATATTCCGCTGGGAGGACGACGGAGGCTACATACCCACGACCTCCCAAAGTGCGCCCGGTTGATTGTCTTCTCCGCGGGCGTCAATGCTCGGGCGCCTGCGCCACGTTGTCGCGCGATGCGTGCCAGTCCTCGCCGAACAGCTCGATAGTGATGGGGCGTACGCTCGGTGCCGTTGCCCGCAAGTCAGGTCTCACGTACGGGACTGTAGGGTCTCACGTTCGGTCGTGATCCCCCGGCGTGTTCTTCCCGGCCGATGCGCTCGTTGGTCGTAGTGAGACGGGGTGGGATTCCGGAGAGGTTCGCCGTTCCTTTTTCCAGGGAGGCGGATCCGCGGGACGCTGATCGCCGAAAGGTTGGTCCGCTGCGTTGCCGCGCACGGACCCGGCCGGCAGGATCGTGCAGATTCGTTGGGATACGACCCTTACCAGCGAGCAGTACGTTACGCAGGAGGCGTGGCGCTGCGCAACTTTGGAGCAATGCCCGCTGCATCCCGAGGGCGATTGTGGCCTGGTTGGGCACGGGAGCTACACGCGCAAGAGCCCGACTGGCGTGCGGGTCGCGCGGTTGCTGTGTCCCAAGTCAGGGGTCACCATCAGCCTGCTGCCCGACTTTCTCGCTGCCCGGATGCCTGGGACGCTGGAGGAGATAGAGGGGGTTGTCGCCGCGGCGCAGGCAGCCAGGACGACGGAGGGAGCAGCCGCCCTGCTGCGCCCCGCCGAGTCCGGCGAAGTGGTCACGCTACCGTCGGTGCTGCGCTGGTTGCGCCGACGTATGATAGCCGTCGAGGCGGGGCTGCTGGCTGCGGTGACGTCACTGCCGGTGCTGTCCGGCTGCGCGCCGACGATCGTCGCCGTGCGTGAGCGGCTCGGCGTGGTGAGCGCGCTCGTCGCGCTGCGCAGACTCGCGTCCCACCTGCTGCGGACATTGCCCGCGCCGCTCGGATTCGGAGCCCGGGCGCGCAGGCGACCGGAGCGTGCTGTTGGGCACCCACACGACATGGGGCCGGACCCGCCGGAGCGGGGCCAGTAGCTCCTGGGGCGCACCCCGGAAGGACCGGGGCGCACACCCAGGAGCAGACCATGACAACAGAAAAGCCCCGACCGCCCAGGACCCATGGTGCGCCGCCGATCACCCTCAGCGAGCACGAGCAGGCCGATGCGGAGCGCCGCCAACAGATCGCTCTGTTCCGGTACGGCGTGATCGCCGACCTCATCCACCTCGAGCCCGGTCACCGCGGCTTGTACGCGCTCTTGCGCGACAAGGCCGCGCGGGAGTGGGACATCCCCGGCACGCTCCGGCGCCGCGTCGAGGCGGAGACGATCCGCGGCTGGCTGCGCGACTATCGGCGCGGCGGCTTCGACGCTCTGCTACCCAAGGCTCGCAAGGATCGAGGCTCGGCACGCGCCATTCCGCAGTGCGTCGCCGACGTGTTGTGCGAGACCAAGGACCAGCATCCCGACTTCAGCGTCGCGCTCGTGATCGAGCACGTTTCGAGGTTCGCTCGGATACCCGACGACGTCGTGCTCGCACCGTCCACCGTGCACCGCTTGTTAGCGCGTGCAGGCCTGATGCAGAAGAAGCCGGGGGAGCCGACCAGCAACGACCGCCGGCGCTTCTCGTTCGACCAGGCCGGCGAGCTGTGGATGAGCGACGTGATGCACGGCCCCTCCGTGCGCATCGAGGGGCGACAGCGCAAGAGCTATCTGCTCGCGATGATCGACGACGCCACGCGCATCGTCCCCTATGCTAGCTTCGCGCCGAGCGAGAGCGTCGCGGCGTTCCTGCCGGTGTTCGAGCAAGCCATCCGTCGCCGCGGTATCCCCAAGCGCCTGTACGTCGACAACGGCGCTGCCTTCCGCTCGCGCCACCTCGCCCTCGTCTGCGCCAAGCTGGGCGTCACCCTCATCCACGCCCGCCCCTATACGCCCCAGGGCAAGGGTAAGATGGAGCGCTGGTTCCGCACGGTACGCATGAGCCTGCTCGTGCAACTCGGCGCCGACGACACCAAGTCCATCGAGGCGCTCAATCGCCGCCTCTGGGCCTGGATCGAGGGCGAGTACCACCAGAGCCCCCACCGCGGTCTCGACGGCGAGGCGCCCGCCGACCGCTGGGCAGCCCGCTCCAGCGACGTGCGCCTCGCCGACCCAGGCGTCGCCGACCTGTTCCTGTTCGAGCAGAAACGCCGGGTGCAGTCCGACCGCACCGTCTCCCTCGATGGTGTCGTCTACGAGGTCGACGCCGTGCTCGTCGGCGACACCGTCGTGCTCCGTTACGACCCCTCCCGTCCCCGCGACCGTCGCAACGTCCAGGTGTGGCATCGCGGCAGCCAGATCCAGCTCGCCAAGCGCGTCGATGCCTACGCCAACTGCTTCGTCCGTCGCAACGGCGACCGCCGCATGCCCGTCGCCGACACCCCGCCCGACCCTCCCGCACAGGGTCTGCGCATGAGCGACTTCCAGTCCAACGCGGCCGACGACGACAAGGCGGTGAAGTGATGTACCGCAAGCATTTCGGCCTCACCCGCCACCCCTTCGGCAAGGCCATCGAGCCCGACGAGCTGTTCCCCTCCGGCTCCCTCCGCGAGTTGGAGGCGCGCCTCGCTCACCTGCTGGATCTACGCGGCATCGGCATCGTCACCGGCGAGAGCGGCAGCGGCAAGACCACCGCTTGTCGAAAGGTCGTCGCTGGACTGCACGCCGGTTTGCACCGCGTTCTGTACGTCTCGCTCTCCACGGGCAACGTCATGGACCTCTACAAGACCATCGCCTGGGAATTCGGCCTGCCCACCGAGCGCAACCGCGCCGCACTCTTCCGCCAGATCCGCGCCGAGGTGACGCGCCTCTCGGGCGAGGCGCGCCAGAAGCCCTTGCTCATCGTCGACGAGGCCCATCATCTGCGCAGCGACGTGCTCGAGGATCTGCGCTTGCTCACCAACTACTCGATGGACTCCGACAACCGCCTCTGCCTGCTCCTCGTCGGTCACCCCGAGCTCCGGCGCAGGCTCGGCATGGCCGTGCATGAGGCGCTCTCCCAGCGCGTCGTCGTCCGCGCACACATCGCCGGTCTCTCTCGCGACGAGCTCGGCCCCTACCTCGCACACCTCCTGCGCCTCGCCGGCACCGAGCTGCCGCTCTTCGAGCCCGCAGCCCAGGAGGCGCTCTACCAGGCAAGCAGCGGATTGCCCCGCAAGGTCAACCTCGTTGCCCACCACGCTCTCATGGCCGCCGCGCTCGCCAAGACCAAGGCTGTCGCCGCGGAACAGGTCCAGGCTGCCATGGCGGAGGTGTCGTGATGAATCCCAGGCTCATCCGCCATTGCCACATGATCGAGGACCCCATCTTCGGCGCAGCGGCGGTCACCTGCGCCGCACGGCAGACCCTCTCGGCGGCGCTCGAGAGCCGCCACCCGCGCCTTCCGCGCGACCCGTTGTCCCTCGCATCCGGCGACTCGATGTTGCGACAAGCGCAGTCCATCACCGCCTTGTCGACCGCGCTCCAGCTCGCCGTCACTGACTACCTCGGCTCGCTCCACGACATGATCGCTCACCGCGACGACATCCCCTTCTGACCGCCCTGTCGCTCCGCTACGACGGAAGCCCGGCGGCATTAGCCGCCGGGCTTCCTGCATTCAAACCATGCTCCCTTGCCTCTAACCCTGCCCCGCAATCCGGGAATCCACCGGTCGCCCGCGGGCGCTCTCCGCGACAATCAAGCGGTGGGACAGCGCGGGAAACAACAGGGACAAAGCTTTTCACTTCCCTACCAGACCCCTTCGGGATGCGGCGTTTGAGCCATCCTGGATCGATCACGAGTCCACGCTCCACAATGAAATCTGTCGCAACTCAGTAGCGCGAAACATCCGGGGCCATCGGCTCGGCGTGCACGCCTGAGGCCGTCTACGTCAATCAGGACGTGATCGTTGCGGAAGCTCGCGTCGATGGTCAGGCACTGTCCGCGTAGTCCTGCATTGGATGTGCCGGTGCTCGCCCGCTGGTTCCTGTGGCCGAGCCCGCGGTGATGGGGCACTCGTGAGCTCGCATTAGCCGCTGTCGGCAAGCTCGAATTGGTACTGTTGTTTCGTTGTTTCACCGTGCGTTGCCATTCCGATCTGTCGACAGCGAGGCGAGGGTGGTCTCGCCGCCCGGCTGGCGCGTGGCGAAGACGAAGCCTGACTGCGACAATGGGAGCCTTCTGCCCGATCCGGCGATCCGCTCGGCGGAGTGGGGGACTTATTGCGCAAGACCTGCGCTCCGCAGCGTCAGCGGTAACAGCCGACAGCCTCTGCGTTCAGTCAATCGACGGCTTCGCACCGAGCGGCAACGCACGAAAGCGAACACTCTCCACGGCTGTCGGGTCGCGCTTGAGCCAGGTCACGTCAAGCAGGCCGGAGGATGACACGATCCCAGCTTGCCGGTAGGCGACCTCAGCGAGGCAGAGGCTCCAGCCTTCAAGCCACAATGACAAGTCTTGCCGCTGCTGCGGTGTTCCTCTGAACAAGATGGCGAGATCGATATCACTGGCCGGTGCCGCTTCTCCTCGCTGGGTGCTACCCGTGAGGTACACTGCGCGTACGCCGAAGCGCTCCGGATCGAGTGCAAGTGCGAGTCGCTCCGCGAACGCCTGACGCCATTTCCACTGCGCTGCCGCCGCACCGATGGGCTCACCGATGAGCTCTTGCTGTTTCCACTCCAAGTAGTCGCCGAGTCGAACTGCGATGCTGTCAAGGAGGTCTTGCTCTTCTCGGAGAAACCCGTCCGTTTCAGACTCATCCAAAGCGCGGTCGACGACTGCGATTGAGCCGACGGCGCGTTCCCACGTCCGAATCGCCGCCCGCAATCGTGCGCCTCGGTCGCTGAAGCCGGGACCGAGATAGTGCCGTCCGAGGTACTCGATTCGCGCGGCCGTCGTCGCAGGTCGCTGCCAACCGCTCGGTATGGCTTCTAGCACGCCCCTGAACACCGTCGGTGGCACATGGGAACGGTCCAGCAAGGCGTCGTTGACACGATACAAACAAATTAGCTCCTTCGCGCGCTCGCGAAGCTGACCGACCTCCTCGTCGCTTTGATCGGGCGTAAGCGGACTCGCGAGCCTGTCAAGGACCGCCGCGCCCAACGCATTCTCGAGGCTGGGGAACCAGCTCTGTTCTTCGAACCGCACATGGGCATCTAGGAGCAGCGCGAACGCATCGAGCCGATCGGCGAGCGTCGGTCCTGGAGCCAGGTCGGCAAGCATTGTCCTGAGTTGGTGGTGCTCGCGCTCGATCCGGGCGGCCTGCGCGCCGAGGGGCCCTGGCTGATCGCGACAACGTGGCAACAGCTCGAGCTCTTCAATTTGGAAGTGGGGTGCGAGCTCCTGTTGGAAGCGCTGTCGCAGGGTGGCGATGAGGGCGTTGGGCTCAGTGGGGTAGGCCGCCCGCAGACGGTCGGGTGCGCCGTGCCGGAGAGCCTGAGACATGATCAGCGCGTGGTGATGATCGCGCGACAGAAGCGCGAGGTGGGGTGTCGCTTCATCCGGGTCCTCAACAGGCACTGGGCCGCGGGCCGCGGCAGCATATCAAGTTGTTCTACCACCGCCTCACGGTGGTCGCGTAGAGTTCCGGGCAATCTCGCGCGCCCCGTGCTGTTCCCGCACGAGAACGGCCCTTTCCGTGCGGCTTCGGGCGCGGCCGAGGATTGATGACTAGCGCGGAAGATGGCCACGGCTGGTCACGAAAGCTAGGTGGCGTCCGTTACCTGAAAATAACGCTAAGCCGGAGTGTCAACGAAGGTCTGGAGCTGCGCCCCGGATAGTCGGTAGGTCGGGGAATCGGCGACGCTCTTCTCAGGGTGCCAAAACGCAACCACGTAGTACATCGCCCATGCCACGATGCAGATGAGCACGACCCACGCCCAGGTCGGTACGGGAGCCGGCGTTTCCGCCTGCGCCGGCTCCCAGTTCTCTTCGCCGCCGCCGCCGAAAGCGTGAACGACCAGCGCTACCTGCCCTTCGACCACGTCGCCTGTGTCGAGCCCGTGCACAGTGATCGCCGGGCCGTTTCGCACGGTGAATCGCACTCGCTTGATGCCCTTCTGGCCGCGCTGGTCCCAGGCTTCGATCCTGAGCTCGTGCTCGCCGTCCTCGAGTTGGCGCGTGTCGAGGCTCAACCCGACTGGCGCCTGTCCGTTGAGCAACGGCGTCTTGGCATCGTCGAGATACGCGACAACACGATCGGCGTGGTCACTCATGTCTCATCCCTCTTGGGGCGGCACCGCGGTATCGTCGAGGATGGTCCGCTTGATGTGCTCCGGGGCCCGTTCACCAGGTCGAAGAAGTAGCTTCAACGCCGCCACGAGCGCGAGAGCGACCAGCACCAGTCCGACGGCGACAACCCCGAACTCCCAGGTGCCAGTCGGCGTCGCGGAGTGTGCGGTGGGATTCGCCACGGCGCAGTTCGGACACCGGCTCATGGTGATGCCTTCTCGTTACGGAGCTTGGCAACTTGTTTCGGCGTGACTGCGGGCCCGTTGTTGCCCCAGCTCGACCGCTCGTGGTTGATGATTGCCGCGATCTGATCATCGTCGAGGACCTCGGCGAATGCCGGCATCGCTACGGCATACGTCACTCCGCCGATCACGCGGCCATGCGCACCGTGGAGGACGGTAGAAATGTGCTCGCGTGGATCTTTGGCGTTGACGACGGGGTCGCCGACGAGCGGAGGAAACGTACCCGCCAGACCCAGCCCGGTGGCTTGATGGCAGCTCGCGCAGTTGGCAGCGTAGAGCTGCTCGCCCCGGCCGCCTGCGCTTGCGGGAGCCGCCGCTAGTGGCGTCGCTCCGTCCAGGGGCGTCTGCTGCAGGGAGAGAAGGTATTGGACGAGATCGAGCGCAGCTTTGGTTGCCACGACCTTGCCGTACTCCGGAGCGAACGCGGCGGGCACGGGCACCACGCTCGCATCGTGGGGTGGATCCAGGACGACCTCGAACAACCCGTGGAATCGCGGCATGATCGACCACGGCGCAACGGCACGTGGATTGTAGAGATGGATGAGTTGCCAGGTCTCGCTGGGTTGCCGTTTGCCGATGTTCGACAAATCGGGTCCGGTGCGCTCGGAGCCGAGTACACCCGGCGTCTGCTGCAACCAAGACATCGGCCCCAGCCGCGCGTAGTCGGCGGCCACCGTGGGTCGCCCCCACAATGCATCCATGGGAAGCGGTCGCACTTGTTGCGTGTGACACACCGGGCAGCCCTCGGCGACGTAAACGTGGAGCCCGCGTTGCTCTGCCGCGGAGAGCGGTTTCGAACCCGGAAGCGGCTGATACTTGGCCTGCACGTCGATGGCGGGACCCACTGCGACCACCATGCTGAGTGCGAGAAAGCCGAGAAACACCGTGCCGAATAGCAGAGCGGGTCGCTCGTAAAAATCATGCAGCATCGGGCACCTCCGGCGCGACTGGTGCTGCAGCGCGTGCGGGCAGCATGCGCCATACGTTGAACGCGAACAGCAGATGAGAGGTGAACATCAAGGTGCCGCCGATCGCCCGCCAGAGCCAGTACGGCGCCATCAACACCACCGAGCTCTCGAACGGCTCGTGATGTTTCCAGCTCAAGCCCTGGAGAGTCCCGCCGATGCTTAGCGAGACACCGTAGATGAGGAGTCCAAGGAACGCGAGCCAGAAGTGAATCCCGATCGCAAGCTGCGGGGCCTCTCGACCAGATAGCCGGGGCAAGAGGCCGTACGCCCCCCCCCAGATCAAGAACGACACGAATCCGTACATCGTGATGTGCGAGTGACCGACCGTGTAGTTGTTGAAGTGCCAGAGCAAATTTAGGGAGCGAAGCGCCTCGAAGCTGCCCTGTAGGGACCCAACGAGGTAGTAGACGACACCAACCAGTAGGAACGGCACCGCGTAGCTGCTGCGGAGCGCGTGACCGCTGCCGCGCATTGTGAGGAGGAAGTTCGCACTGCCGGCAACCACCGGCACCACCATGCCCACACTGAACAACACCGCGACCGTCTGCAGCCACCACGGCAATGGGCTGTACAGGAAGTGGTGTGAGCCGATCATCGTGTAGAACAGCATCTGCGTCCAAAACGCGAGCACACCGAGCGAGTACGAGTAGATGGGTTTGTTCAGCAGCTTCGGCAGGAAGTAGTAGGTGAGTCCGAGCACCATGGGCGTGAACCACATGCCGACGCCCTGGTGCATGTAGTAGCCTTGGATCGCCGTTTCCCCGAGCCCATGCTGGTAGAATGGCAAGTATGCGATGGTCACGAGCGTCAGCGTCCATATGAGCGCGGCCAGCACGTACCAGTTGGAGATGTAGATCTCGCGCGTGCTACGACGCGCGACGGTCATATAGAAGTTGTACAGCGTGAGCCCGAGACTGGCAGCGAACAATGCCATCGCTGGCCACACGTACTCGCGATATTCCTGAGCGCCATTGTTGAGCCCGGCGGCGAGGCACACATCACCGACCACGACCGACGCTGACATCAATCCCAGCGCGACCCAGCCCAGTCGATAGCTGAAGAGATGTCGCCGGCACGTGCGCGGCACAACGTACAACGCCAAGCCAACCATCCCATGTGACGCCCAGCCCCAGAACACCGTGTTGGTGTGAATCGGTCGCAGTCGGCCGAAACCGAGCCAGCTCACTGCGTCCATGTCGGGCCAGATGAACTTCAGGCTCAGATACAAACCGACGAGCGTTCCGAACACGAGCCAACCAGCGGCGCCTGCCATATGGGCGAAGACCAACCGTGTGAGCTGGCGGTCCGTGTCGATCACCTCGTCGATCGGTGTTTTCGCGACCGTCAGGGGGCGTCTCATGCCTTGTCCTCCCGATTTCCGTTCAAGGGCCGAGGCGGGGGCGTTGCTGCTTTCCGCGGCGAAAGAGAGAAAAATAGTTCGGGCACTTCGGGCGCCCTCCAGATGGAGGTCACGAGCGAGCGGTTCGATGGCTGCACAGCCGTATCCAGCCGACGTGACCCACCGGCCGTACGCCACGACGCGGCAGCGTTCGATCAGGTCTTCGTGACCTCGGCGCCCCACACCTCGGGGCCGTCGCCAATCTTTCGAAACGAAAAGGTCCCCGCGGGCTCGCTCTCTTCGAGCGCGTAGTACATGCAGCTCGGATCGTGATCGAGCGTGATTCGCATCGTCGCGCCGC
This portion of the Polyangiaceae bacterium genome encodes:
- a CDS encoding SDR family NAD(P)-dependent oxidoreductase: MGRAMARRMAARGDALVLLGRDQRELERSAADLEALNPRVVVGTSRCDLEQFDTFAPALDYAEHELGALDAVVVTAGMFAAQQELADNPKLAAQVLEVDFRATVLFCEEARRRLLANGGGTLCVFGSVAGDRGRRFVGLYGAAKAGLAAYLESLDHAYRTAGLQVVCVKPGFVKTAMTAGLVPPPFAGNPEQVAADVLRAIDRGTPVVYSPAAWRWILAVVRVIPRSVMRRVSF
- a CDS encoding DDE-type integrase/transposase/recombinase yields the protein MTTEKPRPPRTHGAPPITLSEHEQADAERRQQIALFRYGVIADLIHLEPGHRGLYALLRDKAAREWDIPGTLRRRVEAETIRGWLRDYRRGGFDALLPKARKDRGSARAIPQCVADVLCETKDQHPDFSVALVIEHVSRFARIPDDVVLAPSTVHRLLARAGLMQKKPGEPTSNDRRRFSFDQAGELWMSDVMHGPSVRIEGRQRKSYLLAMIDDATRIVPYASFAPSESVAAFLPVFEQAIRRRGIPKRLYVDNGAAFRSRHLALVCAKLGVTLIHARPYTPQGKGKMERWFRTVRMSLLVQLGADDTKSIEALNRRLWAWIEGEYHQSPHRGLDGEAPADRWAARSSDVRLADPGVADLFLFEQKRRVQSDRTVSLDGVVYEVDAVLVGDTVVLRYDPSRPRDRRNVQVWHRGSQIQLAKRVDAYANCFVRRNGDRRMPVADTPPDPPAQGLRMSDFQSNAADDDKAVK
- a CDS encoding AAA family ATPase — its product is MYRKHFGLTRHPFGKAIEPDELFPSGSLRELEARLAHLLDLRGIGIVTGESGSGKTTACRKVVAGLHAGLHRVLYVSLSTGNVMDLYKTIAWEFGLPTERNRAALFRQIRAEVTRLSGEARQKPLLIVDEAHHLRSDVLEDLRLLTNYSMDSDNRLCLLLVGHPELRRRLGMAVHEALSQRVVVRAHIAGLSRDELGPYLAHLLRLAGTELPLFEPAAQEALYQASSGLPRKVNLVAHHALMAAALAKTKAVAAEQVQAAMAEVS
- a CDS encoding hemerythrin domain-containing protein is translated as MSQALRHGAPDRLRAAYPTEPNALIATLRQRFQQELAPHFQIEELELLPRCRDQPGPLGAQAARIEREHHQLRTMLADLAPGPTLADRLDAFALLLDAHVRFEEQSWFPSLENALGAAVLDRLASPLTPDQSDEEVGQLRERAKELICLYRVNDALLDRSHVPPTVFRGVLEAIPSGWQRPATTAARIEYLGRHYLGPGFSDRGARLRAAIRTWERAVGSIAVVDRALDESETDGFLREEQDLLDSIAVRLGDYLEWKQQELIGEPIGAAAAQWKWRQAFAERLALALDPERFGVRAVYLTGSTQRGEAAPASDIDLAILFRGTPQQRQDLSLWLEGWSLCLAEVAYRQAGIVSSSGLLDVTWLKRDPTAVESVRFRALPLGAKPSID
- a CDS encoding cytochrome C; protein product: MSDHADRVVAYLDDAKTPLLNGQAPVGLSLDTRQLEDGEHELRIEAWDQRGQKGIKRVRFTVRNGPAITVHGLDTGDVVEGQVALVVHAFGGGGEENWEPAQAETPAPVPTWAWVVLICIVAWAMYYVVAFWHPEKSVADSPTYRLSGAQLQTFVDTPA
- a CDS encoding cbb3-type cytochrome c oxidase subunit II, which translates into the protein MLHDFYERPALLFGTVFLGFLALSMVVAVGPAIDVQAKYQPLPGSKPLSAAEQRGLHVYVAEGCPVCHTQQVRPLPMDALWGRPTVAADYARLGPMSWLQQTPGVLGSERTGPDLSNIGKRQPSETWQLIHLYNPRAVAPWSIMPRFHGLFEVVLDPPHDASVVPVPAAFAPEYGKVVATKAALDLVQYLLSLQQTPLDGATPLAAAPASAGGRGEQLYAANCASCHQATGLGLAGTFPPLVGDPVVNAKDPREHISTVLHGAHGRVIGGVTYAVAMPAFAEVLDDDQIAAIINHERSSWGNNGPAVTPKQVAKLRNEKASP
- a CDS encoding cbb3-type cytochrome c oxidase subunit I; the protein is MRRPLTVAKTPIDEVIDTDRQLTRLVFAHMAGAAGWLVFGTLVGLYLSLKFIWPDMDAVSWLGFGRLRPIHTNTVFWGWASHGMVGLALYVVPRTCRRHLFSYRLGWVALGLMSASVVVGDVCLAAGLNNGAQEYREYVWPAMALFAASLGLTLYNFYMTVARRSTREIYISNWYVLAALIWTLTLVTIAYLPFYQHGLGETAIQGYYMHQGVGMWFTPMVLGLTYYFLPKLLNKPIYSYSLGVLAFWTQMLFYTMIGSHHFLYSPLPWWLQTVAVLFSVGMVVPVVAGSANFLLTMRGSGHALRSSYAVPFLLVGVVYYLVGSLQGSFEALRSLNLLWHFNNYTVGHSHITMYGFVSFLIWGGAYGLLPRLSGREAPQLAIGIHFWLAFLGLLIYGVSLSIGGTLQGLSWKHHEPFESSVVLMAPYWLWRAIGGTLMFTSHLLFAFNVWRMLPARAAAPVAPEVPDAA